TGAAGGTAAGATCCCTCTTTGTTTAGATCCTGCTGTACTAACTGAAAGTATTCCAATTAACTAGTGGAGGGATTTGCTCTCTAGAGAAACTGTCATGAGGATGATACAGTCTTGTAATGGGTTGAATCTATTTAGATTCAACTCCTTAGAAAGGGATAGGAAAGCGTATTATGTTCGAAATTTAGTTACCAATGAAATCAAATCAGTACCTTCACCCAAATTAGATTCTAGATTTTATGAATGGATTGTTACTTTTGTTTTGGCTTTTGAGCCTCTGGTATCACCCCATTACAAAGTTATCTGTGCTACAGCGTCGATAGCGAGAGTAGTTACATCTAAATTCATGATATTTAGTTCAGAAACTGGTAGATGGAAAGATACTAATGTTACTATGGATGGACATGAGCTGCAATACGGAAAGGGACTGTATTGCCAGGGTGCTATTTATTGGATTGTGAGAAACACGCAATCTTGTTATCGTTTCGATATTGAAGCTAAGAATTTGACCAAAATCTCTTTTCCTCCAACGGCTTCTGGTTCAGGCTTCAGGCATTTTGTTGAATCTAATGGGCACTTGTACATTGTTTGTGTCGTAGATTGGGCACACAAAAATTTAAATGTGTATGAGTTGGATGAGGTTACTATGAAGTGGGTTATAAAGCACCGGGTACATATTAATCATCTCATTTCTTCATTACCACGTGATTTTGGGAATGGGAGAAATCTGCAGAAACGTCACTCCATCCAATCAATATTAAGCGTTCTGAGAGGAGAAGGGGAAGAAGACACAGCTCTTCTTGTAAATGTCTCTGGCAAAGTTGTTCTGTATAATCTCCAAAGTAAGAAAGTTGAGGTGCTCCTTTCTGAGCTCAGACGGAACAGTATTAACGGTGGGGCAATTCTTTATCTTGGTGAACCTCCATTTATTCCTGCATATCCTTTCGTTGCAACCTTACATCCAATGTAAGCACAAGCCCCTCATTAATAACAAATTTTCTAATTATTTTCTATTTAATTTACTATAGCTTATGTTGGGAAAGCATATGGGAACGGACATG
This region of Apium graveolens cultivar Ventura unplaced genomic scaffold, ASM990537v1 ctg9190, whole genome shotgun sequence genomic DNA includes:
- the LOC141705650 gene encoding F-box protein At5g07610-like, which codes for MRMIQSCNGLNLFRFNSLERDRKAYYVRNLVTNEIKSVPSPKLDSRFYEWIVTFVLAFEPLVSPHYKVICATASIARVVTSKFMIFSSETGRWKDTNVTMDGHELQYGKGLYCQGAIYWIVRNTQSCYRFDIEAKNLTKISFPPTASGSGFRHFVESNGHLYIVCVVDWAHKNLNVYELDEVTMKWVIKHRVHINHLISSLPRDFGNGRNLQKRHSIQSILSVLRGEGEEDTALLVNVSGKVVLYNLQSKKVEVLLSELRRNSINGGAILYLGEPPFIPAYPFVATLHPM